A window of uncultured Methanoregula sp. genomic DNA:
GTCTATGCAGTGGACGCATACACCGGCCCGCTTTTCACTTCGGCAAAGAAGTATGCCGAGACGAAATTCCCGGACAAATGGTATATCCTCTCGGACAAGTACGGCCTGATTCTTCCAGGGGAGGAAATCCAGAATTACGATGTATCTCCGGAAGACATCAAGGACGATCCGGAATTCTTCGACATGGTCCAGCAGCAGGCGAAAGCCAACCCGGATTTAGCGATATTGAAGAAGATCACGCTCCTCTCCGGGAAGGTTCACCAGAGCATTATCGAGCGGGTTTTCATCGGTGTTGAAATCGTCAACCCGGTACAGGGCCTCTCGCAAGGCGAGCGGATGAAAGCCCTCAAGCAGCTGGTCGAACCAGCAGCTCGTGAATCCGAATCCTCAACCTGCTCTTTCAAAACCATTTCGGAAATGCACTCTTCCCCGGATAAAAAAGTGCCGCAAGTCATGCATATTGCGCTGAATCCGCTGAATGACAAGGTTTTCATCAACAGCCGGACGCTCAAAGGTGTGAAGAAATCAGATCCCCCCCGTCTCGCGTGCGAGGCACTCGGGATCTCATGTGCAAATTGTGAGGCATACGTCGTCTCGGTGGAAAAACCGGAAAAGACTCAAGCACCAGCTCCAACAAGCACCGCCTTCATGGACGAGGTTACTAAAACCGCACGAAAGAGCAAGAGGCCGGAAGGCGCCGGCACCGGTGGCGGTCCGCAGCCATACACTCAGCACTGCTGCGGGACCTGCGGACACCACAAGGGCCGCAAGACCTTCCACGACTCCTGCCCCCGGATCGGCGAGCTGCTGTTCAAGAAAGGAACCAAGAGCGCTAAGGTCCTGATGGAGGAAACGCAGCGGGAGAACTGCGGGCACTGGATTGTGAAACCGAAGGAAAAACAGGAGTGTGAAACCCCATGATGAAAATCCCCCAACAGCGCCTTTCGGCCCTCTGCGACACGCTCGCGGCCCTGGTGCCCGAATGCAAGTTGATGATCACGGCCGACGGCCTCAACACCCTCGCCGTGGACACTGCCAATGTCGGCATGGTCCAGGTCAACCTGCCAAAAGAACAGTTCGACGAATACACCGAGACCGCCAAAGTCGAGATCGGCATGGATGTCCCAAAATGGGTTGCGATGCTGAAAATCATGAACGACTCGAAGAGCACGATCGAGATCCAGCTCAATGATAACAAGGTCAGGATCTCGGACGGGAAATACACCTACACGTTCACGCTGCTGGATCCCAACACCGTAAGGAAACGCCCGAACCCGCCCAACATCACGCTCCCGGCACATGTCGTTGTCAATGCCAAAGAGTTCGCCGAAGCCATCAAGGCCATGGGCGTGGTGGGCGACAAGTGCCGCCTTACGGCATTGCATGACGGGGAAGTCCTGGAGCTGAGCGCGGAAGGAGAAACCGACACGCTCCGGAAAGAGCTCAACGTGCCGGTCCCCGGGACTGCCAAGAAGGAGCCCGTCTCCTCGTTGTTCTCGCTGGACTATCTCAGCGACATCAGCAAGGCGATGAAGGACGCCGGGAAAATCACGGTCTGTCTCGGGCAGGATCACCCGGTCCGGTTCGATTTCGAGCTGGAAGGTATAGAATCGAGTTTTCTCGTAGCGCCGAGAATCGAGGATAAGGAGTGAGAAGGATGTCAGGATTAACGGTTAAGGTTTCAATCAAGCAGGAAGTGGACGCTGAAGAAGGCCTCATCTGGAAAGCAGAAGTCAAAGAGTGGGGCCTCAAGGCCCAGGACCGCATGCTGGAAGGGGCGCTCATGATCATGGAGCGCAAGATCGTGACGTATATGCATGACAGTCTCGGGATCACCCGGGTCATCACCGCGAACATGGGCTTTGCGAGTGCAAGGGTGGAGTTCAACGTTGAGGTCGAGCAGAATCATAAATTATGCGACTTCGGCGTTCTCTCCACACCTATCAGTACCAAGGCACACCTGCTCTATCAGCGAGTCCTGGACTATGCTGAGTCCTCCGGACAGGACCCGGAAGAGGTCTTCCAGAAGTTGCAGGACGAGGCAATAAAGAAAGGACAGATCACCGGCGCGGCTGTAATGAATGCAGTGGCCGAAGAAGTCAATAAAGGCAAGCTCGACACCCCGGGCTGCACGGTCAGGGCAACCACGCACAAAGCGAAGGGCAAGGGGGCGGCTGAGTGAGGATCATCTACGAGCCCCGGGGCCGTGCCTTGGAATACGCCCCGCTGGCAGTATCACTCTATCGCGGCTGTTCGCATGGGTGCACCTACTGCTTTGCTCCGGACGTAATCCACGCGGACCGTGAGCAATTCCTTCAGGCAACTCCGCGGAAGAACGCGATCCCGATGCTGAAAGCCGATGCCGCCGAGCTTGCAGCGGCCGGGGACAAGCGGGAGATCCTCATGAGTTTCACCACAGACCCGTACCAGCCCATCGAACAATCCTATCAATTAACCGCGGTGGCGATCGGGGTCTTGATAAACGCCGGCCTGAACTTTACCATTTTAACAAAAGCCGGGATCCCCTCTTTGATTGACCTCGAACGGATACAAGACGCCCCGGACCTGTTCCGGTACGGCACAACCCTGACCCTCAACCGGGAAGATGAAAGGATGAAATGGGAGCCCTTTGCAGCGCCAACGGTTGATAGGTGCAAAGCGCTCCGGATTATGCACGAGCACGGGATCCGTACATGGGTCTCTCTCGAACCGATGATTGATCCCGACCAAACACTATTCCTGATCTCGGTCACGCACCCTTATGTTGATGAGTACCGGCTCGGCGCTCTCAATCATTCCGAGAAGAAACTCACCGACGCCGAAATGGTGGATTTTGTAGGGAAAGCGCACACTCTCCTGAAATTCTACAATAAGAAATTCATCTTCAAGAAGGACCTGCAACCGTATCTAAAGGCAGCCGGGGTGAGTCAGTGACCCACCACACCCTCCGCCCCCGCTGCATCGTAGACGCCAAGGAACTCCCGGCCATGACCCGCCGGGATGCCCTCAACCGGAACGCCGCCACGGAGATCCAGGGCCGGACGTACTATCATTGCGTCCATCATACCCGGCAAGAGATCGAAGCCGCGATCGCGGGAAGGCCAAAGTTCGTTACGGCCGGGAGCCTGAAATGAGCGAAGGCATTTTTCCAGGGCACGCGGAATTTTCCTTCACCGTCCCTGATGGCGGTCATTTCGAGAAAGGGAGATGGGTTACAATGTTCACCCCGCTGCTCGAAGCACTTGCCGATAAAATGGATATCGACACCCCCTCTTTCGAGATACGAGTGAGGGCAGATATTCCGATTTTTAAACAGGGTGCTTGCATCGGATACGACAAAAAAGAGCAAAGTCTTGGCCTGTTCTCTCAGCGTCAGGTACTGGAGATGTTGCCAATGTCACTCGGAGCACCATCATCATTCCCGGAAGGCGGGGATCTTGTGCAGGTGAGACGATGACCCTCACCCGCTCCGACCTCGCAGAATTCCGGCGCCGTGAAAAAGAGACCGGCGCCCTCACACTCCCGCCCGCGAACTTCCTCAGGGACCTCAAGATCCTCATGGACACCGCGAAAGCCGAAGCCGGCACCCATCCCGCCGAGTGGTCCGAGTATGCCGAGATCCACGCGATCATGGATCTGGTAGAGGACATCTTCAGGATCCGCCGCTCCAAGCTGGCCCGGGCAGCTGAGGAAAACCGGCCCGGGGAATCAACCCCACCCGAATTCAAAACGTTGTTGCCCTTCGAGAGTAACGCATGGTATGGACTCACCGCAACCTACCATCATCTCGACAAGGTACTGCGGGACATCAGGATCACGGGCGAGCAGATCGGGAAGTGGGGTGATCCATGACGAGGGCCGCAAAGATCGAACGGACGCAGAAACTCTTCCTCAAGGCAATGAAAGAGAAGTTCGCTGCCGATCCCGATCCGAATTCATGGTCAAAAGGCCCGGCCCCGGGATTCACTCCGGAACTCGTCTTTGAAACCTGCCCATTCTGCGGAGGGCAAGGACGCCGAAAGGGGGCATTCTGCCATCAGTGCGGAGGAACAGGATCGCGGAGGGTGAGAACGTGATCACCCTCGACCAGTTCATCGGCCCGCAGACCCCGGCCGAGATCCCGCAGCCGCCCGCACCGCAGACCCCCTCGCTCTTCCTGGTGCAAATCTGCCCGACCGTAACAGACGCGGTAGCTCTCGCACTCCAATGCCGGAAAACGCACCCGGAGGAGCCAATAGAGATCTGGCCGGCAAAGCAGGAGAGCAACCCGAAGAGGGTAGTATTGAGGGAGAGGGTGACAAATTGACGGAAACACACGACGCTACAACCTGCAAGAGCGGAGAATCCGACGGGAAAAAATGCAAACGATTCGACATGTCATGCGCCATGTTCCACACACGGATCTTCGATCTTGCAAAAGAATGCCCGTTCTGGAGGGGAAAATATTGACGGAAGAAGCAACACGAGCAGCAGACAACAACGAAGATCAACAGCAGCAGGACCTGAGGAAGAAATGGGCATTCCCGAAGAAGAAGCGGGGAGGCACCCAGAGGATCCACCTGATGAGCACGAACGACACGGCGTATTGTGGCCGGCATGTCGTACCCGATCCCACCAAGGTAATGGACTTCGACGATTGGTGCCCGCTCGATCATCAGGATACGGTCTGCCCCCGCTGCCTCGAATGGTGGAAGATGATCAAGCCCGGCCAGTTCGGAAAAAAGAAACTCCAGGCAAAATCCTGATTTTCCTCTCCCTGTCCACATCAGGCCACATCAGGCCACATGAGGACACATAAAGCCATATAAGGCCAGATAAACCCGTATTTATCCCGCTCCCCCGTGCATTCTCTTCTCATAAGCACCCCCGCCAGCGAGCGAGGGGGAGTTTTGTGTACACATGACAGAGACTGTAATTTTCATGGCAATCATTCTCGGTGCCCTCAGCGGCGCCGGCATTGCCGCAACCGGGTTCTTCAAGGCCCGGGCATCTGGAGAGGCATTCGATCCGAGTAAGTTCCTGATCACCGTCATTCTCGGTGCCGTTGTCGGTGCCGGTATCGGGGCATCGGGCGGTCAGGTCACGGACACTTCTGTAAACACGCAGGTTGCAGAGCTCGCCACTCTCGGCCTTGCCGGGTTCGTCACTTACATCCTCCAGACGTTCGGGAAACTTGTATGGAACTCCAACAGCTCCACCGCGAGTTCAGTTCCCGCCACCCAGGCCGCAACAACCGAACAGGCAAAATCGACCCTCGCAACTGCCGCAGCTACTACCAGCAACAACGACAACAGCGGCAAAGTCACAATCCTTGGTATCTATGGAGACTCCGCATCAAGCAAGACGCCGAGCCCCTCAATCACCTGCGATGTCAACCAGGTCCCGATGCTCTTCTTCGACGCCCAGACTCTCGTCTCCGGCCTTGTCATGATGAAGATGACCATCGATGGCGAAGACCTCAAGGACTGGTCCGAGAAAGGATACCGGTTCGGAGATGTCAACACGAAGGTCCCGTTCGACTTCTGGATCCCGCAGAAGTACCGGGTTGCAGGCACTCACATCCTCAAGGTCTGGCTCGGCCACCAGGAAGGATCCACCACCACTTCCACCGAACCGAAGACCATCTATGACAGCGGCCAGGAATTCGCCCTGATCTTCACCGGGAAGAAAGCCAGCGAGTGATCCGGCATGGATCTCCCCATCCTCTCGTTTTTGGGCCTGCTGGTTGCCGCTCTCATATTCGGCGCCGGCATCGGGTACCTGCTCGGGAGGCGTACCGTATCATGACCGGGGCCGCGTTCCACTCGGAAAGAAACATCCTTTCAGGGATCCACTCTCCCGCTCATCCCGGGCCGGCCCCATCCCCCTTCAGGCCGGCGGTCTCGGCTGTTCACCTATTGACTGCCGCCTGCGGGGATTTTATCACTCCGTTAAAAGAAGAAGCCCGGGCGCTACCTCGGAGGCT
This region includes:
- a CDS encoding DNA polymerase sliding clamp; this translates as MMKIPQQRLSALCDTLAALVPECKLMITADGLNTLAVDTANVGMVQVNLPKEQFDEYTETAKVEIGMDVPKWVAMLKIMNDSKSTIEIQLNDNKVRISDGKYTYTFTLLDPNTVRKRPNPPNITLPAHVVVNAKEFAEAIKAMGVVGDKCRLTALHDGEVLELSAEGETDTLRKELNVPVPGTAKKEPVSSLFSLDYLSDISKAMKDAGKITVCLGQDHPVRFDFELEGIESSFLVAPRIEDKE
- a CDS encoding radical SAM protein, which gives rise to MRIIYEPRGRALEYAPLAVSLYRGCSHGCTYCFAPDVIHADREQFLQATPRKNAIPMLKADAAELAAAGDKREILMSFTTDPYQPIEQSYQLTAVAIGVLINAGLNFTILTKAGIPSLIDLERIQDAPDLFRYGTTLTLNREDERMKWEPFAAPTVDRCKALRIMHEHGIRTWVSLEPMIDPDQTLFLISVTHPYVDEYRLGALNHSEKKLTDAEMVDFVGKAHTLLKFYNKKFIFKKDLQPYLKAAGVSQ